AAGTATACTATCATTGGCACATTTAATGGATATATCCATATTTTAGAAACAAATCAATTGAAGCATATCACAACTTTTCATTTAGTAGACAAACATACCCAAGGATCCCGTTCTTCACCAGCTATTCTGGATATGATACAAACCGGGAAAACATATGGCCCAAGAGTCACTAGTCTTGAGTGTTTTAAAAATGCCTGCGATGGTGCTCTTAGATTAGTTGCATCTTCGaatgattcaaaaataagaatttttgatttaaagaCAAGGAAATTagttgaatatttgaaaggTTATAAAGGTAACTCTTCTCAGCACAAAGTTTCCATATGTACTTTTTACGGTAACCAGTTTGTATTAAGTGGCAGTGATGATCATTGGATCTATGCGTGGCATTTGAAGTCTTCTCAAATATcacttcaaaaaaataatagcaACGCTCCTCAACCAAGTACATTAACTCGTTCTGGAagctttaaaaatttatttaggAAATCTTTGCAATTAACAACTAACATTGACATCGATAGTAACGCCAATTCAACAAgtgaatcattattaaacgATCCAAGTACTAGCACAAAAAGGCGAGCATCTATGAATCCTCTTCATAGGACGTTTAGGGGAAGAGCTCTAAAAAATACATCATATACAACATTCCATGGTCATCACTCCTCTGTGACAAATGTCATTCAAGCACCAGTTGAAACTTCAAAGTTGTTGTCATTATCTAACGATTTGATCTGTGAATTGACtttacaatatttcaatgCTCATAACATTGAATCtgtttcaaattattcatATGATACTGATAATAGTGTTCCATCTTCCAGAAAATCTATGAGTTTCCATTCCAGTTCAACTGGTAAAATGACAACtccaaattttaattttaagaatACTACAAATAGTAACTCTTTGCCAAACATGGTAAAGACAGTAGGAACAATAATCGTGTCTACCGATGTTTCTGGTACAATTAGAGTATTCAGAGCAGATTTACCTACAGAAATTAGAAAGGCTgtgttgaagaaaattattgaatataaacAATCCATCCGTAATGGTGCTAGTCTACCTTTGCATCTTAACTCCGCCACATCATTTAACGATTCCAGTATCATCGATAGTTCCTTAAGGGACAGCACTATTAAATCTTCGGTCAACTATGATCTAAGTACTTCTAAAAAAGACCAGTCAGCAAATGACAAACAAGGCTGCCTATCTAGTAGAACCAAAGATACTGTTAAAACTGACAGCAGCATCAAGCAACCTAGAGTGAGCCGTGTTTTCATGAATAATCTTTTCAATAGGTCCGATTCAAACATGTCAAACAACAAAGTAAGGCAACTACAGTCTAATggattattttataaatccggaataataaataatgatggTAATTCCTCGAGGACTTCGTTTTCTATTACTGACAAGGATTTGTACAACAACACAAATGGATCTAGCACAATTACAAACAGGTTTAGATGTGATATTTGCAATGGAACAAAATTTGAACAAATTTCATCACATTCCGGAAACCTCCAAAACACTTACTACCAATGCAGTGAATGTGGAACACAACTAAGCAATCTCAGATAATATCATACTCATGACACTTCCCAAAAAACCATAGCAAAGTGGGATAGAATAATATACACACATAATTAATATACAGAactcttctttttttaatattgcACAGACAAGCCTCGTCAGTAGCGTCTTCCCTTTTCTCTCCTTTCATATTCCCATGGGAACTCAAATCAGGTTAATCTCCCCATGGTCCACTAACTTACATATAGGTTCTTCCAAGTTCACATCCTTGTCTCTTAAAGAAAACTAAAACTACCTTTCCTTTTATacttttttgtttttaggATGGGCGGCTAATTGCTTTTTCGGTGACTGCGAGTCTAGATCTCAGAAAAAGACCTGCAAGAAGGAAAATCCTTTTACATTTAAAGATTATTCCCATGGTTTTGTATATAAAGAGGGTTTATTTTAGGATGTTTGAGATAGATAATAGTCCAGTTTAAGTTTAACATTTCCCTTTAGTTgttattgaaagaaaagtAGTATAGaaagaaatttatttttgcTAAAGTGTAGGCGTCATCGTGGGGTATTGGAAATTTTTTAAGCAGCCATGatatatgaaatattgcacaaattattattggaGTACTTATTTCTCCCATTCAatcatcttttaaatacAGTTACAGAATTATATGTACATTATAGAAACACTATTGTTTCTTGGTTGCTTCAATACAGATTAATTGGGTGGATACTGACACGGTTTAGGAGTCTATTTATTTCTGTTATAAAAGTAGGATATGTTCCACAGcatatttcatttataaTGGACGGCAATCGACGCTACGCTAAATCTTTTGATCTTCCTGTCAAGAAGGGTCATGAAGCTGGAGGCTTGAATCTACTGTCATTAGTTTATTCTTGTAAGCAGATGGGGGTAAAATGTGTCAGTGCGTATGCCTTTTCCATTGAGAATTTTAACAGATCTCCAGAAGAGGTTAATACACTAACAACTCTTTTCGCTGAAAAGTTGGATGATTTTGCAGCGAGAGCAGTTGATTACACGGATCCTTTATATGGTACAAGGTTAAAGATAGTAGGcgatttttcttatttgtCGTCGGATATGGTagaaagaattagaagagTTGAAGCATTGACACAGAATGGAGATgactttattttatatatatgttacCCATACACTTCAAGAAACGATATCTAtcattcaatatttaatacagttgacaaaaaaatcaataatatcaataccAAGCAATCTACCGATAATAGTACCATACATATTAAAGACTTTTCTAATTCTATGTattttgattc
The window above is part of the Tetrapisispora phaffii CBS 4417 chromosome 7, complete genome genome. Proteins encoded here:
- the SRT1 gene encoding ditrans,polycis-polyprenyl diphosphate synthase (similar to Saccharomyces cerevisiae SRT1 (YMR101C); ancestral locus Anc_2.452) produces the protein MIYEILHKLLLEYLFLPFNHLLNTVTELYVHYRNTIVSWLLQYRLIGWILTRFRSLFISVIKVGYVPQHISFIMDGNRRYAKSFDLPVKKGHEAGGLNLLSLVYSCKQMGVKCVSAYAFSIENFNRSPEEVNTLTTLFAEKLDDFAARAVDYTDPLYGTRLKIVGDFSYLSSDMVERIRRVEALTQNGDDFILYICYPYTSRNDIYHSIFNTVDKKINNINTKQSTDNSTIHIKDFSNSMYFDSFSDKCDLLVRTSGHNRLSDYMLWQTHESSTIEFTDSLWPDFSFFSLYWMIIRWSFF
- the TPHA0G02940 gene encoding WD40 repeat domain-containing protein (similar to Saccharomyces cerevisiae YKL121W and YMR102C; ancestral locus Anc_2.450), which produces MNTMSKESSKVHSVDNIKDHNDNKSYIDTVGNITNEEYYSDDDVSIESHIDSRDEYANNDVMRPLKIKKNLPLSKDYKSLANRQDKLTKIDTEDSDSKSLTRQIDLVRANLQKLHHNSDLDHCLTTIDLDSFEKYLKDPQYIKIFRRKHEITGFRRMFLAQEFKAHDDDEYKINKHSSTSAHRSKKSSGNTTKLRDLSSAIWSVKFSNDGKYLASGRKDGSISIWKVLSNPVERRHSEKNDDKLTFDYHKSSTEGESSKRSDSNLEDPNKSDLYGPVFKRKPIINFEEHSNDILDLDWSKNGFLVSASMDKSVKLWNIEKKQSLRTYLHPDFVTSIKFLPTDDRFIISGCLDHKCRVWSILDNSVCFEFDCKDLITSLILSPGEGKYTIIGTFNGYIHILETNQLKHITTFHLVDKHTQGSRSSPAILDMIQTGKTYGPRVTSLECFKNACDGALRLVASSNDSKIRIFDLKTRKLVEYLKGYKGNSSQHKVSICTFYGNQFVLSGSDDHWIYAWHLKSSQISLQKNNSNAPQPSTLTRSGSFKNLFRKSLQLTTNIDIDSNANSTSESLLNDPSTSTKRRASMNPLHRTFRGRALKNTSYTTFHGHHSSVTNVIQAPVETSKLLSLSNDLICELTLQYFNAHNIESVSNYSYDTDNSVPSSRKSMSFHSSSTGKMTTPNFNFKNTTNSNSLPNMVKTVGTIIVSTDVSGTIRVFRADLPTEIRKAVLKKIIEYKQSIRNGASLPLHLNSATSFNDSSIIDSSLRDSTIKSSVNYDLSTSKKDQSANDKQGCLSSRTKDTVKTDSSIKQPRVSRVFMNNLFNRSDSNMSNNKVRQLQSNGLFYKSGIINNDGNSSRTSFSITDKDLYNNTNGSSTITNRFRCDICNGTKFEQISSHSGNLQNTYYQCSECGTQLSNLR